Below is a genomic region from Triticum dicoccoides isolate Atlit2015 ecotype Zavitan chromosome 5A, WEW_v2.0, whole genome shotgun sequence.
CGCGGCCATGGCCGGCGCGTTCAAGCTCGTCAACCAGGCGTTCGCCGCGCTCACGGACATCAGGAAGAACGAGGGCGCGGTGCCGGGGAGAGCTCCCGCTCCTCGCCACCGCCTGCCGCCGCTGCTCCCGGTGCCGCGTGCCAAGGCCAAGGCGGCGGCCGCGCCAGCCCGGGTGGTCGTGGTGGAGGCCGCCGCCGACGAAGATCCTCTTGCTGCTGTCTTCCTGGACAAGCCGGTGGTGCCAGAGCACAAGGGGCATGACGCAGAGGCagtggaagacgaggaggaggactaCAACGCCGGCGGCCGCGGCCGCGGTGGACGTCGTTAATTAGGGAAGGAAGGCCGATCAATCAAGAGTCACTAAAAATATTAGTCGGGAGTAGTACATTGTTTGCTTGTTTAGTTCAAGATGTTACATTGTTTTCTTGTGTTTCTTCTTGAGTCAAGTTGATTTATATGTACCCTGTTTGATTCATGACTTGGGATGATCATGAGATTTACCGGCAGTGGATTCTTTTTGTTTGCAATTCGAATTTGTTGTGGAATTGATGGTCGAAACTTCCTAGTTCAAATGGATGAAGGCTATGCTACGCTAAATGTGCAACCTGTTGTTCGTCAACACACTTTGCTTTTGCTAGCCAGGATGGCTTCAAGAAGTGGCTAACTCCGATGAGACGGACCCAGACATTCAAATAACCAATTTTCACTAATCTAAAAAAACAATTTCACTactacaacaataacaacaacaaagcctttagtccgaaATAAGTTGAAGTAGGCTAGAGCTCGAACTCACAAGATCTGGCAACCAACTCATGATTCTGACACATGGATAGCTAGCTTCCATGCACCCCGTGTACATGGCTAGTTTTTTGGTGATATTGCAGCCCTTTAGATATCTCTTTATGGACTTCTCTCATTCTAAGTTTGGACTTAAAAAACAATTTAACTCATTTCAAACAAATAATTTCACTCACTTTAAAAAATATTTCACACGTTTTAAAAGTTTTATTTTACTCATTTTAAAAACATATTTCACTTATTTTAAACCACTGATTTTCCTTAGTTCAAGAaataatttcactcatttcaaaaactGATTTCAATCATTAAAAATTTGTTTCCCTCATGTAAATGTTTCCACATATTGATAAAAAAGCAGTGAcatcttttttcaaaaaaaaacacagTTTCATATATTTGAAATAATCGGTTTCACACACTAGAACAATCAATTTGACAAGACTGATTTCTATTCTTTCAAATAACATATTTCAACCGTTTTGAGAAATGGATTTCATTCATTTAAAGAACATAGTTCATTCATTCAAGTTAACCAAGTGAAGTTATTTTAGAAAACTGATTTCACTCATCTTCACAAGTAGCATATTTCAGTCGGTTATATTTTAAAAATATCATTTTCACTCACTGTAATAAGGAGCTTCACAAATTTTAaatcaatttcacatatatgaacaaaaactatTTCACATTGGAATTGAAATGAATGCAATAACTAACTTCACAAATAAACTCAGCGAAATAAGCAGCTTCAGAAaatagcatgttcaaactttagTTATATTCCACAAATATCAGTTTCACATACTGAAGCAAGCAGCTTCACAAATAAGCAATTTCACACAGTTGAACTATTTGAGTGAAATAAATGGATTGGAACTTTAAAATTTAAACATATTTGAAATGTAGTCCCTCAGTTCCAAAATAATTTAAGTTCTAGGATTGTCTAAGTCAAACTTtttaaagtttgaccaagtctatAGACAACCCGCAAAGATCTGTGATATCAAATGTAATAATATGAAAATTCATTTCCTAATAAATCTGATGAAGTATATTTGTTTTTGAAGACATTGATAAATTTTGCTATAGTGTATAGACTTGGTCAAACTTGAAATGAAATATCATAAGTCAATCTGGGCTCCAGCCCAATATACCCGGCCCACACATCAGCTGATCCAGTTGTGATCCAATGTGATGAGTTGCTGAACATGTGCCGGACACGGAGAGCTCTGCCTTCCCGCGCGAATCCGATTTCGACGCCGACCATGTCTCGGCCGGCCAGGATGAGTCCTTAAATTCACACGCACCAGACCAAGCACCGGCAGCAACAACTCACGGTGATCGATCGTTTGCAAGAACTCACGGTGAGCCGGCGACCGATCGCGCAACTCGAGCAGATGGAGGCGGCGGCCGTGGcggtgaagaagaagcagctggaggcgcAGCTGAAGGCGGCGGACAAGCTGTTCGCGGCCGGCGACCTCAGGAGGGCCAAGATGCACGTCGACATGGCCGTGGCCATGGACCGCTCCGGGGGCCCAGCGCGCGCGCGCCGCCTAGAGGGTCCTCGCCGCCGCCAACAGCAACAAGGCCGACCACTACGGCGTCCTCGGCGTCGCGGCGCCGCCCGGCGGCAGGCCCACCAAGGAGTCCCACGACGCCGTCAAGGCCCAGCACAAGGCGCTCTGCGACGCGTTCGAGGCCGACGGCAAGGCGAGCGCGGCCGTCGCCGCCGCGTCTTCTTCAGTTGAGTAGATCTACCATATGTAACTTGTTTCGATTCATCATAACTTGTGATGATCATGAGAATTTGTAGTAGAATTTTTTGTTACTATTCGAGTTTGCAGTAGAATTGATGGTCAAAACTTTCATGCTTAAACTGTGTGGTACTCAAACTCTGCTACAAATTGTCGAGTATATACGATTAGCAGTTATCACAAAACCTCTCGACAAACGGATGAAGCAATGCTACTAAAGATGCTCTAAGTTAAACAATATAACAATAAACAAGAAAACATGAAATTTATCCGATTATTCACTCGACGCGAGACATGACATGCGGGGCCCACGTGCCAGTGACCGGAGCAGCCgctccgactctttttttttttggtGGGTGTCTTGATTCTTTGTTCGAACAAAGTGATGAAGCTAGGCTAGGCTTAGGACTTGCAGTGGTCCCTATGGCAGATGGAGAGGACGATGATGAGGATGATGGcgacgacgatgccggcgacgatgaGCTTGATCTTCATGTTCTGGTACCACATCCTGCGGCGGATGCGCGTGCCCTCGGTCCTGAAATCCAAGGCGTGGTCGTGGAGCTGCTCGGTCCTCGTCACCAGGCCCTCGATCTGCTCCCCGCGATCAATCACCTGAGAAGCATCCACCAAGCAAACATCCAAGATCAAATCAACAAAGAAATCCATTCGGCATtacagttactccctccgttcgtttTTATAAGGCGTTTCAGACAGCTGGGTTTGAACTGTTTAGTACACTGTCTGAATTTGCTAAAACGTCTTAtataagtgaacagagggagtatttgattGAGAAATTAGTACCTTGTCGATGTTTTCCATCATGATGCCCTTGACCTCGGAGACCTGGGCCTGCACCTTGGACAGCCTGCTCACCTCCTCCGGGTGATCCATGCAGTACTGCATCTGCTCCTTCAGCCTCGGCCTGGCCGATCACTTCGTTAATACGTACCTTACTTTATATTACCCTAAATCTTTGCTGCTATTTTCATTTACTTTTGGTAACGCTATGGAATGGTCTTTGCCTAATCAGTTACCTTGCTAAATTTGTTGACCACAGCTAATTAACCTCTGTCTCTATGTCATTCAGAGTAATTAACCCACAACATTAGCCATAATTTGTTACCCGAAATCTTTGGTGAGGCTGTTGGCTGTGGCGGTGGCGGCCTTGCCACCGGCGTACCGCTTGTTGAACTCCTCCTTGATCCTCTCCaggaaggcgaggggcacctcgcgcCCCGCCGACTCCGTCGCCACCACGCAGTAGGCTGCATATCATATGTATATGCACATGTCATTTTCAGTTCAGTGTGGATGCAGCTTTGGTTTTACTGAATAACTTTGGTTTTACTGAATATTATGATGTGTATGCAGCTTTGGTTTTACTGAATAACTTTGGTTTTACTGAATATTATGATGTGTATGCAGCTTTGGTTTTACTGAATATTATGATGTGTATGCTTGGAAAGCAGGGCAACACCAACGCTCAGGCTCTGATTATTGGGCATAAACGGAACAGATTTGTGAAATAAGTACCAAGTGAGAGCTTGTATGCGATTATTCATGGATGATATATGTATGTACTACTATCATCTGGAGGCCATGCAATTTTTTTCATGAACAAGAACCTGACCTCAGAACTAGTAGTAACTAATTACTTTGAGATTGATAACTCTGGCTGGGTTTTGGGAGAAGGGAGGTCCAAGATCAGTCAGCTGCACCAGAACTGAAAAAGAAAAATCCTGGGAGACCGGCCGGAGAAGAAAGAGGTAATAAGATGGTGCTGCCGTACCGTAGCCCTGGTGGAGGAGGAAGGTGAAGGCGTGGCCGTCGCAGGTGTAGGTGAAGCGGCTGTCGCCGGCGGGGAGCTTGTGCAGGCACTGCGCGGCGATGTCCCGGAAGTTGCCCGTGTACGCCGTGTGCTCCGCCACCACCATCGTGCCCCGCGCCACCATCGCGTAGATCATCGTCATCTTCTGcccaccctccccctcccccttcccctgcgGCGCCATCGGTCGATCAACcggcgacgaccaccaccaccaacaccacaagtagaagaagaagaagaggggggaggaaagaagaggacgaAGAAAAGGTGGAGCTTGTCAAAACAAGGGAGGAAACAAGGCAGGCAGGCAGACAGGGTTTGGTGGTCTATACTATGTCGCCGTTTTGGAACCTGTCAACGCTAAGTACCACATGCatctcaaaaaaaaagaaaaaaaaaacggtAAGTAccacatgatgacgatgatgagccGCCAAAGCACATCCTGGCCGTCCATTTGACTATGATTTCGGGCGTTGATTACTTAGCTGCTTCCTTAAACAAGTGCAAAAAGAAAGACAAGGCTGGTAACACAAAGACATGTTCATTTCTCCCCTCAAAAAATAAAAAGAGACATGTTCATTTCTTGTCATTTTGTTTCCAAGCAACATTCATCTCCTGTAAAGAAAAATCAAAGCCAACACAGCAGAATGACATGTTTGCAAgcaatcttttttttttttttgagatgtgTTTGCAAGCAATCTTGGCTGACTGAATAATAACAGGAATTGCTGTTAGAACACAATCCTAGTAACAGAAATGGGTCCTTCAGGATGGCTCTTACTCAGGCAGCAATAAGTAACCCTTTTTCTGTTTTCTTCCAACCAGCAGAGATACCCAAACTTCAGAAACATCAGCAGTCTTTACTACAAGATGCAGGCGTGGGTACAACTTTCATCACCAAGTTCCCGTCTTCAGGTTCATACCGTCGAGTCGATGTCGATGATACATCATCTTGTGGTCTTCAGACTTTACTAGTCTTACAAGTGGTGATACAACAACAAACTCTACTTACGCTACGTGGTCTGGTCGTACtcgtacaacatcatcatacacatgGCATGGTCTGCTACCTAGCCGACAAAACGGCGAGCCGCAGGCGGTCAAATCGACCGTGCGTACATCGCCGGCAGGAGATCCATGCATCATCACACCGCAAGCAGCTCTGGCATCAGAAGCATATCATCACTTGCACTGCCGCGGGTGGAACTTCTCGTCTGACAGGAGCGACGTGACGAGCCGCTGGAGCCGCACGGCCCCACGGCCAGGCTGAAGAAAGCTGGTGTTCCCGACGACCGAGCAGGGGTCGCTCCCGTTGTCCCCTGTCCCCGCGCACCAGCCTCCGGGCGTGGGCGCGTCCGGGCCGGCGTGGCGGGACAGGAGCTCCGCGTCGATCCGGTCGAGCACGGGCTCGTCCGCGTGGAACTTGCGGGCGAAGGGCGCGTCGCTGGCGATCATACGATCCAGGTCGTCCATCGTGAGGTAGTGTGGGTGCTGCTTCGGGGGGTTGTCCCACGAGATGTAGTGCAGGTCGTGGTTCACCGTCGTGTTCTTGAACTCCTCCGCGTTGCAGACAACGGTGTGGAAGTAGCCCTCTGGGGAGGAGATGAAGTTGGAGTAGTACATGAGGACGGTGCGGGGAAGGTTGTCCCAGCCCCATATGCTGTACTCGACCAGCGACCTGGACAGCGCCATCCAGGCTGAACCTGCATCAGGATAGATAGGGATTATCAGATGCATCTACAAACATATCAGAGATTTAAGAGCAAAGATTGGTTCCTCAAAAAGGCCCAGAGTAACAGAGTTAATTGGTCACTCAAAAGCTCTTGAAATGCAATATTTGTGGGGTTTGTGACGAAGAGCAAGATGCTGCCATATTTCCTTGTTagttattattacacaggaaagcTAAAATACTATCATTGGCCTAATCATGCTGCTAATGTTTTGCTTGCCAGTTAGGAATCAAATGCCTTGAACTTCACTGCAAAGGCAGGCTCTGAATCTTACAGCTACTTATCTGGTTGAGATGTTGAAACAAAAAGTGTACACATCAGGTCGAGAACTACTTGAGGAACTGAGATTAGATCAGTCTTCTTGGTCTAGAGAGAGGCAGAAAGGTGATTTTTTTTGGGGCTACTAGTAAGAACATTTACAACAGGTGAAGTTTACCAGCACAATAAAGTAACTGAACTGAAACAGAAACAGAAGGTTTTGCTAGTTACATTCAATAGATGGAATGGAAGTTTCCTCAAGGAGTTTCAACAGGAAAGGTAAATCTGAACACAAGGAGTTTCCTCATTTATGCCACGTTTGTTTTCagcaaaagaaacaaaaaaaaagcaACTATTAAGCTAGAAAAGCACCACATTTATTGTGCTGGATTCTGCATGATATCTCAGGAAATAGTAATAAAATAGTAACATTGGCCTAATCATGCTAATGTTTTGCTTGCCAGTTAGCCTTGACCTTGACTGGAAAGGCAAGCTCTGAATCTGGAAGCTACTTATCAGATTGAGATGTTGAAACATGGGGTGTGCATATCAAGttgagaactactccctccgttccaaaatagatgacccaactttgtactaaagttagtacttgAGAAACTCGGATCAGTTGATCTTCTTGGTCTAGAGAGAAGCAGAAAGGTGAAATTATGGGGGCTGCTAATAAGAGCATTTATAACAGATGGAGTTTACTAGCACAATAAAGTAACTGAACTGGAACTGAAACAGAAACTGAAGGTTATACTAGTTATATTCAGTAGACAGAATGGAATTGCTGTCACGCAGGAaagataaatctgaactcatggagTTTTTCCATTTATGATTTGTTTGTTttcagcaaaaaaaaaacaaaaaacaggcAACTAAACTAGAAAAGCATCCCATTTATTACGCAGGGTTCTGCATGATATATCTGGAAACCCTTTGAAGATCTTTTTATGGTAATATAAATCGATGAGAACTGCTACACACACGATGGGTTGTGCCCGATTTGTAGACGACAAGCTGTATCAGCCATCGATCACTTGGGTTCACCTGGGCCGCagccaacgatcacaacgtcgtctTAAAATCGTCCAGCAACTTATCGTGTGCATAGTAATTTCGTAAATCGATTTCAGTTGGTGGCGTGCTCACCAGAACTTGCTTGATCAAACACGTATCAAAGAGAATATATAGTTTCAAATCCTGAACACTCACATTCACTGATAaactcttctactccctccgttcacttttgtaaggcgTTTTAGACACTTAAGACGACACCCAAAACAGTTCAATTTTAGCTGTCTTAAAAatcttacaaaagtgaacagagggagtacaacaaaTTCTTTCAATTGACGGAAAGAATTTGCAGGAGTCTAGTATATATGCACAGTGAATATAATGCCCTTTGTTATTACCGGTGAAGAGCTTGAAGGCTGTTGGCACGCTCCGGCGCTGTGGTATCCAGAACACGTCAGCCTTCTTCTTCATGTAGAGCCCTGGGTCGATGATGACCGGCTTCGCCCTCTGAAACCTACAAAGATTAACAAACCAACAAGAAGTGCATTAATTTCCCACAGTGTCCATCCATCCAGCCACGGTGCACCATCGACCGATCGGAGTTTTAAGCTGGGAAGGAAGGAAAGTCCTACTCCTTCCATCCGATGTTGCTGGTGTGGTCGATGAAGTTGAGATCGCGCGGCAGCTTGGAGAAGACATGGATCAGATCTGCAGCAAGCAAGCTCACAGGGTCAGATTAGTGGATTTGAACTTGGAAGAAGTGGTGGAAGGAGAGGTCAAATTACCGTCCTGCGTGACGAGCGGGTAGTCGGAGGCGGAGAGGTTGATGAACCAGTCCCAGTCGGACCCGCCGGCGCCGGAGTGGCCCCAGAGGAGGGCCGCGGCGGCGTGCAGGGTGCTGGCGACCATGGTGGGCCCGCGGTAGGTGACGAGGTTGGCCCGCTCGACGACGCGGACGTTGCCGGCGGCGGCTATGACGGGGTGCGCCGCGAGGCCGGCGGCGAGGTCCCGGCGGTCGGACTCCGGCGCCTCCGCATCTAGGTGCAGGACGTAGAGGTTCCTGGGGTGGTAGAGCGCGAGGAGGACGCGGCGGAGCGCGGAGGCGTCCTTGGCGGATCCGGAGATGACGTAGGCGATGCGGGGGAGGGATCCGGCGGCGCGGGAGGCCGGCGGGGTCGGGGCGAGCTTGTGCTCGACGAAGAGCGCcggggagggcgaggaggaggggaagaaggggaaagggacggtggtgaggaggacgaggaggaagagcGACAGCGCGGAGCCGACGGCCA
It encodes:
- the LOC119298727 gene encoding beta-glucuronosyltransferase GlcAT14B-like; protein product: MKPIVVHAAAVDRRWLLPLAVGSALSLFLLVLLTTVPFPFFPSSSPSPALFVEHKLAPTPPASRAAGSLPRIAYVISGSAKDASALRRVLLALYHPRNLYVLHLDAEAPESDRRDLAAGLAAHPVIAAAGNVRVVERANLVTYRGPTMVASTLHAAAALLWGHSGAGGSDWDWFINLSASDYPLVTQDDLIHVFSKLPRDLNFIDHTSNIGWKEFQRAKPVIIDPGLYMKKKADVFWIPQRRSVPTAFKLFTGSAWMALSRSLVEYSIWGWDNLPRTVLMYYSNFISSPEGYFHTVVCNAEEFKNTTVNHDLHYISWDNPPKQHPHYLTMDDLDRMIASDAPFARKFHADEPVLDRIDAELLSRHAGPDAPTPGGWCAGTGDNGSDPCSVVGNTSFLQPGRGAVRLQRLVTSLLSDEKFHPRQCK
- the LOC119296760 gene encoding vesicle-associated membrane protein 721-like, coding for MAPQGKGEGEGGQKMTMIYAMVARGTMVVAEHTAYTGNFRDIAAQCLHKLPAGDSRFTYTCDGHAFTFLLHQGYAYCVVATESAGREVPLAFLERIKEEFNKRYAGGKAATATANSLTKDFGPRLKEQMQYCMDHPEEVSRLSKVQAQVSEVKGIMMENIDKVIDRGEQIEGLVTRTEQLHDHALDFRTEGTRIRRRMWYQNMKIKLIVAGIVVAIILIIVLSICHRDHCKS